From a single Rhodococcus qingshengii JCM 15477 genomic region:
- a CDS encoding alpha/beta hydrolase, whose amino-acid sequence MRTERRAWIRSARTGAVCLAVCALSLQLGGLSTAAPSSGSSGSSGSSGSLGSVEGSVSSGSTIPGPLQEDPGPKPDLRDDIVVPAIVGEKVTAPQAIRLTVASPALRREVGVEILLPADNSVPRPALYMLEGVDAGEKSSGWMTIGGAPAFFADKNVNVVMLNGGIASLYSDWENPDPRLGLHKWETFITEELPPLIDARLETNGINAIAGNSMGAMGAMMLAQRFPDMYRGVAVFSGCYSTMDPLGRTAVQATISSRSGDPANIWGVPGGPEWEAHDSLINAEKLRGKEIYVSTANGRPGSDETLQTPELLERLVIGGGIEVAAHACTKMFDARLQELKIPAQVDYEPNGTHAWAYWRERLPKAWPTLSRALGV is encoded by the coding sequence ATGAGGACTGAGCGGCGTGCGTGGATTCGATCTGCGCGCACAGGTGCGGTGTGTTTGGCCGTCTGTGCACTTTCTTTGCAATTGGGCGGACTGTCGACGGCAGCGCCGAGTTCCGGAAGCTCGGGTAGTTCGGGAAGCTCGGGAAGTCTGGGCAGCGTCGAGGGAAGCGTGAGCTCGGGGTCGACGATCCCGGGACCACTTCAGGAGGATCCGGGCCCCAAACCGGACCTGCGCGACGACATCGTCGTCCCGGCCATCGTCGGCGAGAAGGTGACCGCACCACAAGCGATCAGGCTGACGGTGGCGTCGCCCGCACTTCGACGCGAGGTCGGCGTCGAGATTTTGCTACCCGCTGACAATTCGGTTCCGCGCCCAGCGCTGTACATGCTCGAGGGTGTCGACGCCGGAGAGAAAAGCAGCGGATGGATGACGATCGGCGGCGCCCCGGCGTTCTTCGCCGACAAGAACGTCAACGTCGTGATGCTCAATGGCGGAATCGCGAGCCTGTACTCGGACTGGGAGAATCCGGATCCGCGGCTGGGACTGCACAAGTGGGAAACCTTCATCACCGAGGAGTTGCCACCGCTGATCGACGCGCGACTCGAGACCAACGGAATCAACGCGATTGCCGGCAATTCCATGGGCGCGATGGGTGCAATGATGCTCGCCCAACGCTTTCCGGACATGTATCGCGGCGTTGCCGTGTTCAGCGGTTGTTATTCCACGATGGATCCGCTCGGCCGAACTGCCGTCCAGGCCACGATTTCTTCTCGAAGCGGAGATCCGGCCAACATCTGGGGTGTGCCAGGGGGCCCGGAGTGGGAGGCACACGATTCGTTGATCAACGCAGAGAAGTTGCGTGGCAAGGAAATCTACGTGTCGACGGCAAACGGTCGTCCCGGATCTGACGAGACGCTGCAGACTCCTGAACTGCTCGAGCGTCTGGTGATCGGCGGCGGCATCGAGGTTGCCGCCCACGCCTGCACCAAGATGTTCGACGCTCGGTTGCAGGAGCTGAAGATTCCGGCGCAGGTGGATTACGAGCCGAACGGCACGCACGCGTGGGCGTATTGGCGTGAACGACTGCCGAAGGCGTGGCCGACTCTGTCCCGGGCATTGGGCGTCTGA
- a CDS encoding DEAD/DEAH box helicase encodes MQPDSVRALDLDRIRAVVGTTTYDRGLVYLRENAVESIGWNDTADILTGAVSGTAREPYTCTISVSRGAAGTATFTRGLCTCPVRMNCKHVVALVLAAVAEANKTPQHLGWDSSLEELLRPDLAGRTTRGLGIQFTTRTKGASTRLIIKPVQPGARGWISGGLAWNKLGSTFQFPADHLRVLRDIHLLHSAGNHYRNQNAAEIDLAGFPSPQLWSLLDEAISVGVSLVHSKAGLGNISLLDDTNICLDVHGAEDDNLRLTPRIQTDGHIITHSDWGLVGTPAHGVFALDAANAITLAPLHTPVTHQLRQLIDSGKSVDIPAEHRDAFTSRFVFKLGSLAPVLSSDGAYNPPTVSGPRLQLMATYEGDHRIDIESAWKYTVDADELIISTADATTDESEVRNHAAEDAITNSLGAAAAKATLAGTLTGLDSMQFTLDLLPQLEAHDAIDLTVAGTPADYRPADDAVVIGLSTSAPDGDSGSDWFDLDVTVDVAGQSVPFTTLFSALSKGETHILLPDGAFFRLDAPELLGLHRLITEARSLLDRPTGKLGISKFQAGLWEELTALGRVEHQAAAWKKQIAGLLGSSGIDPVEVPDTLTATLRPYQVDGFRWLNFLRQHSLGGILADDMGLGKTLQTLAMICAARQSNPAAPPFLIVAPTSVVSNWKSEVAKFAPTLHTAVITDTLRRRKTDLAALVDGADIVVTSYALFRLDTDAYSAGRWSGLVLDEAQFAKNHKSKVHQCARAVNAPFKLAITGTPMENNLMELWSLLAITAPGLFPSPTTFTDFYRTPIEKDGDAERLAQLRRRVKPLMVRRTKEQVAADLPPKQEQVLEIELHPSHRAIYDTHLQRERQKILGLLDDVDKNRFTILQSLTLLRQLSLDVSLVDEESGPVPSAKVDALVEQLDDVIAGGHRALIFSQFTGFLGSVRNRLDEERIPYSYLDGSTRNRGEVLEEFKSGAVPVFLISLKAGGFGLNLTEADYCFILDPWWNPAAEAQAVDRTHRIGQTRNVMVYRLIAKDTIEEKVMALKAKKSALFSNVMDAEGTLGTGLDAEDLRALFE; translated from the coding sequence GTGCAACCGGATTCAGTCAGGGCCCTCGACCTCGACCGAATTCGCGCTGTCGTGGGCACAACCACCTACGACCGCGGACTTGTCTACCTGCGGGAGAATGCAGTCGAATCCATCGGATGGAACGACACCGCTGACATCTTGACCGGCGCTGTATCGGGAACTGCGCGAGAGCCGTACACCTGCACGATTTCGGTAAGTCGCGGCGCGGCCGGTACAGCAACGTTCACGCGTGGCCTCTGCACGTGTCCCGTGCGGATGAACTGCAAGCACGTAGTCGCGTTGGTACTCGCAGCGGTGGCCGAGGCGAACAAGACTCCACAACACCTCGGATGGGACAGCTCGCTCGAGGAGTTGCTCCGACCAGACCTGGCCGGCCGCACTACACGTGGACTTGGCATTCAATTCACCACCCGAACCAAGGGCGCATCGACAAGGCTCATCATCAAACCCGTACAACCAGGAGCGAGAGGGTGGATCTCCGGCGGGCTCGCCTGGAACAAACTCGGAAGCACTTTTCAGTTCCCCGCAGATCACCTCCGGGTTCTACGCGACATACATCTCCTCCACAGCGCCGGCAACCATTACCGAAATCAGAATGCAGCGGAGATCGATCTTGCCGGGTTTCCGAGCCCGCAACTCTGGTCGCTTCTTGATGAGGCGATCAGCGTCGGCGTTTCACTCGTTCACTCGAAGGCCGGCCTCGGCAACATCTCCCTACTCGACGACACCAACATCTGCCTCGACGTCCACGGAGCAGAAGACGACAACCTCCGTCTCACTCCCCGAATTCAGACCGATGGGCACATCATCACCCATTCCGACTGGGGACTTGTCGGTACGCCGGCACATGGTGTCTTCGCGCTCGACGCCGCCAACGCGATCACGCTCGCACCGCTGCACACGCCGGTCACCCACCAATTGAGGCAGTTGATCGACTCCGGAAAGTCAGTCGACATACCCGCCGAGCATCGAGATGCGTTCACTTCGCGGTTCGTGTTCAAACTCGGAAGCCTCGCTCCCGTCCTATCTTCCGACGGTGCTTACAACCCACCGACTGTGTCCGGTCCTCGGCTACAACTGATGGCCACTTACGAAGGCGACCACCGCATCGACATCGAGTCGGCATGGAAGTACACCGTCGATGCCGACGAACTGATCATTTCTACCGCCGATGCAACCACCGACGAGTCCGAGGTCCGCAATCACGCTGCCGAAGATGCCATCACCAACAGCCTCGGCGCGGCCGCGGCGAAGGCCACTCTCGCGGGAACTTTGACCGGCCTCGATTCCATGCAGTTCACACTCGACCTCCTGCCCCAACTCGAAGCGCACGACGCCATCGACCTCACGGTTGCAGGAACCCCCGCCGACTACCGGCCTGCAGACGACGCTGTCGTGATCGGCCTCAGCACATCAGCCCCCGACGGGGACAGCGGATCCGACTGGTTCGACCTCGATGTCACCGTCGATGTTGCGGGACAAAGCGTTCCGTTCACAACACTGTTCTCTGCTCTGAGCAAGGGCGAGACTCACATACTGCTACCGGACGGCGCCTTCTTTCGGCTCGACGCACCTGAACTACTCGGCCTGCACCGTCTCATCACCGAAGCGCGGTCGCTACTCGATCGGCCTACCGGCAAACTCGGGATCAGCAAATTTCAGGCCGGACTGTGGGAAGAATTGACGGCGCTCGGAAGGGTCGAACATCAAGCAGCAGCTTGGAAGAAGCAGATCGCAGGATTGCTCGGCAGTTCGGGCATCGATCCCGTCGAAGTCCCGGACACGTTGACGGCAACGCTACGTCCCTATCAGGTCGACGGATTCCGTTGGCTCAATTTCCTGCGCCAGCACAGCCTGGGCGGCATACTCGCCGACGACATGGGCCTGGGCAAGACACTGCAGACCCTCGCAATGATCTGCGCTGCAAGGCAGTCGAATCCAGCCGCGCCTCCCTTTCTGATCGTCGCACCCACCAGCGTGGTCTCCAACTGGAAGTCCGAAGTGGCGAAGTTCGCACCGACCCTCCACACCGCTGTCATCACGGACACGCTGCGCCGCAGAAAAACCGATCTGGCCGCACTCGTCGACGGGGCGGACATCGTCGTGACGTCGTACGCCCTCTTCCGCCTCGACACCGATGCGTATTCCGCGGGCCGCTGGTCCGGACTGGTACTCGACGAAGCCCAATTCGCCAAGAACCACAAGTCCAAGGTCCACCAGTGCGCGAGGGCGGTGAACGCACCGTTCAAACTCGCGATCACCGGAACACCCATGGAGAACAATCTCATGGAGTTGTGGTCGCTGCTCGCGATCACTGCACCGGGACTGTTTCCCAGCCCCACCACCTTCACCGATTTCTACCGCACTCCCATCGAAAAAGACGGTGATGCAGAACGATTGGCGCAACTGCGACGACGCGTCAAACCGCTGATGGTGCGGCGCACCAAGGAACAGGTGGCTGCGGACTTGCCGCCCAAGCAGGAGCAGGTACTCGAGATCGAGTTGCATCCGAGCCATCGCGCGATATACGACACCCACCTGCAACGCGAACGGCAGAAGATTCTCGGACTGCTCGACGACGTCGACAAGAACCGATTCACGATCCTGCAATCGCTGACGCTGCTACGCCAACTCAGTCTCGACGTCTCGCTGGTCGACGAGGAAAGCGGACCCGTCCCATCGGCCAAGGTCGACGCTCTCGTCGAGCAATTGGACGACGTCATTGCCGGCGGACACCGTGCGTTGATCTTCAGCCAATTCACCGGGTTCCTCGGTTCTGTCCGCAACCGACTCGACGAGGAAAGAATTCCGTACAGCTATCTCGACGGTTCGACGCGCAATCGCGGTGAAGTGTTGGAGGAGTTCAAGTCTGGTGCAGTCCCCGTCTTCCTGATCAGCCTCAAGGCTGGTGGCTTCGGCCTCAATCTCACCGAGGCCGACTACTGCTTCATTCTCGACCCCTGGTGGAACCCGGCCGCCGAGGCACAAGCGGTCGACCGTACTCACCGCATCGGGCAGACACGAAACGTCATGGTCTACCGCCTCATTGCCAAAGACACCATCGAAGAGAAGGTCATGGCGCTCAAAGCCAAGAAGTCGGCATTGTTCTCGAATGTCATGGACGCCGAAGGCACACTGGGCACCGGACTCGACGCCGAGGATCTTCGCGCGCTGTTCGAGTGA
- a CDS encoding plasmid pRiA4b ORF-3 family protein — MTNVSTQIWRRILVASDLNLDDLHSVVQRAMGWSDRQSHAWSKSGSRFPGEVEEYVASGSNAEQRRAGRAAIVESAVRLDEVMVSPGDEISYRYGRFGNWRHTLTLESSEVLPEGFQVVCAAGRGACPPEECVGPDEYEQLLGVLASEKLRSHEWTLEWPQTDFEPTRFEIAEVNNRLHSPRPDEIAASYDIAKLVECLGPSRVPELHAVLARAGIDDQSAIGELVHVEAGQRIQAVLALIGVEGIGADDFFTTVDAMLDEPELGPVNLPQGRSLFAVLKKFGLVRKHKGQIVLTKRGQSAERDASMTWSVIVEGVPVAPGGSQRAVELLVLLAVAAGMSPADRHRFVAGALESIRSSSILMAGAQTSRRDTSGSTVEVLGLIGATGYELGKFGSKADSPWAVHLARAILRR, encoded by the coding sequence TTGACAAATGTTTCCACTCAGATCTGGCGACGAATCCTCGTCGCGTCGGATCTGAATCTGGATGACCTGCATTCGGTGGTTCAACGGGCAATGGGGTGGAGTGACCGTCAATCGCACGCGTGGTCCAAGTCCGGCAGCCGATTTCCCGGCGAGGTCGAAGAGTACGTAGCTTCCGGGAGCAACGCAGAGCAGCGTCGGGCCGGCCGAGCGGCGATCGTAGAGTCCGCGGTACGCCTGGACGAGGTCATGGTCTCGCCTGGCGATGAAATCAGTTATCGCTACGGACGCTTCGGGAACTGGCGCCACACGCTGACACTTGAATCTTCCGAAGTACTGCCCGAAGGGTTCCAAGTTGTGTGTGCCGCGGGTCGCGGTGCTTGTCCGCCGGAGGAATGCGTCGGACCTGACGAGTACGAGCAGCTCCTCGGTGTTCTCGCTTCGGAGAAGCTGCGCTCCCATGAATGGACCCTCGAATGGCCACAAACTGATTTCGAGCCGACACGATTCGAGATCGCTGAGGTCAATAATCGACTGCATAGTCCTAGACCGGACGAGATCGCTGCGTCGTACGACATTGCGAAGCTCGTCGAATGCCTGGGACCCTCGCGAGTCCCGGAACTGCATGCGGTCCTCGCCCGAGCAGGCATTGACGATCAGTCGGCAATCGGGGAGTTGGTCCACGTCGAGGCGGGCCAACGCATTCAAGCGGTTCTGGCTCTGATCGGTGTCGAAGGGATCGGTGCCGATGATTTCTTCACGACGGTCGACGCGATGCTCGACGAACCTGAACTGGGACCTGTAAACCTTCCACAAGGGCGATCACTCTTCGCAGTGCTCAAGAAGTTCGGCCTGGTGCGAAAGCACAAAGGGCAGATTGTTCTGACGAAGCGGGGACAGTCGGCAGAGCGGGACGCGTCAATGACGTGGTCGGTGATCGTCGAGGGAGTTCCGGTTGCGCCCGGCGGCTCGCAGAGAGCGGTGGAACTCCTCGTCCTCCTTGCCGTAGCCGCCGGCATGTCCCCGGCGGATCGTCATCGTTTCGTCGCGGGAGCGCTGGAGTCGATTCGGTCGTCGAGCATCCTGATGGCTGGAGCTCAGACTTCCAGACGTGACACGTCCGGGAGCACCGTAGAGGTGCTCGGATTGATCGGCGCTACGGGGTACGAGCTGGGGAAGTTCGGCAGCAAAGCGGACTCGCCCTGGGCTGTTCACCTCGCGAGGGCGATCCTGCGGCGTTAA
- a CDS encoding LLM class flavin-dependent oxidoreductase, whose translation MSQAAVATRTASRVLTASAVGTVRSRVVLEQEYAPMTSTPSSYLAPLHLAVALDGAGWHPAAWREPHSRPSELFSASYWTDVVATAERGLLDFVTIEDSLSVPANPLEPVDDAVDRVRARLDAHLVAARLAPITSNIGLIPTITTIHTEPFHLSKAVATLDYTSRGRAGWQVKVSASESEAAQFGRRDIPVLTDADRQSIVSGVLPDFVRDLFDEAAEAADVIRRLWDSWEDGAEIRDVEQRRFIDRDKLHYIDFEGKYLSVRGPSVTPRPPQGHPVVTALAHQRVAYELAARTADLVFVTPFDDEQVTAILGEVRAAEEHVQRTGEPLRVFTDIVVFFDAPEETGKERLARLDAQAGAEYRSDALTFTGTAAELADLLLRWQQLGIDGFRLRPGVVVDDLDAIAGELVPELQRRNVFRTEYPQTNLRGLLGLPIDVPNRYAAGTPAA comes from the coding sequence GTGTCGCAAGCGGCAGTCGCCACGAGAACCGCCAGTCGGGTGCTGACGGCTTCTGCGGTCGGCACTGTGCGCTCCCGAGTAGTTCTCGAACAGGAGTATGCGCCGATGACCTCCACCCCCTCTTCTTATCTTGCTCCGTTGCATCTCGCCGTAGCGCTGGACGGTGCCGGTTGGCACCCAGCGGCCTGGCGAGAGCCGCACTCGCGCCCGAGTGAGCTGTTCAGCGCGTCGTATTGGACTGACGTGGTGGCGACCGCCGAGCGTGGTCTGCTCGATTTCGTCACCATCGAGGACAGTCTCTCGGTGCCGGCCAACCCACTCGAGCCTGTCGACGACGCGGTTGACCGGGTGCGCGCTCGGCTCGACGCACATCTCGTGGCCGCCCGACTGGCACCGATCACGAGCAACATCGGGTTGATCCCGACTATCACCACCATTCACACCGAACCGTTCCACTTGTCCAAAGCCGTTGCCACGCTGGACTACACCTCGCGCGGTCGCGCCGGGTGGCAGGTGAAGGTGTCGGCGTCGGAATCCGAGGCAGCACAGTTCGGGCGCCGCGACATCCCAGTTCTCACCGATGCCGACCGTCAGTCGATCGTTTCAGGCGTCCTCCCGGACTTCGTGCGCGACCTGTTCGACGAAGCTGCGGAGGCAGCTGACGTAATCCGGCGACTCTGGGACAGCTGGGAGGACGGCGCCGAGATCCGCGACGTGGAGCAGCGCCGGTTCATCGACCGAGACAAGTTGCACTACATCGACTTCGAGGGAAAGTACCTCTCGGTCCGTGGACCGTCGGTGACTCCGCGCCCGCCGCAGGGGCATCCCGTCGTCACCGCATTGGCACATCAGCGGGTCGCGTACGAGCTGGCGGCGCGGACGGCCGATCTGGTGTTCGTGACGCCGTTCGACGACGAGCAGGTCACGGCAATCCTGGGTGAAGTGCGAGCAGCCGAAGAACACGTGCAGCGCACCGGCGAACCGCTTCGGGTCTTCACCGACATCGTCGTATTCTTCGATGCTCCGGAAGAAACCGGAAAGGAACGGCTCGCTCGCCTCGACGCGCAGGCCGGCGCCGAATACCGTTCGGACGCGCTGACCTTCACCGGCACCGCGGCTGAGTTGGCAGATCTTCTGCTCCGGTGGCAGCAGTTGGGAATCGACGGCTTCCGGTTGCGGCCGGGCGTCGTCGTGGACGACCTCGACGCGATCGCAGGTGAGCTGGTACCTGAATTGCAGCGACGCAACGTATTCCGCACCGAGTATCCGCAGACGAATCTTCGCGGACTGCTTGGCCTACCCATCGACGTTCCCAACCGCTACGCCGCCGGTACTCCGGCCGCCTGA
- a CDS encoding dicarboxylate/amino acid:cation symporter, with protein MPSSTSTGVPEKSTSRFPSWATAFGPQIVAGLVLGVIIGLVARAMPDAADGNVNWLVGTVQTIGSSYVKLLTVAVIPLVFTAIVSSIANLRQVANAARLAVQTLLWFAITAFIAVIIGIIVGLITDPGSRTDVAAEAAKEPKSSGSWWAFITGLVPNNFLGLGAKTSVAEGVATTSLSFNVLQLLVIAGAIGIAALKIGPKAAPFLEFNASLLAIVQKVLWWIIRLAPIGTAALIANAVATYGWDAIGSLGVFTAAIYIGLAIVFFVVYPILIAAHGLSVRSFFSGVWPATQLGFVSRSSIGTLPLTERVTERNLGVPREYASFAVPLGATTKMDGCAAIYPAIAAIFVAGFYDVPLTFTDYLLIVVVSVIGSAATAGTTGATVMLTLTLSTLGLPLAGVGLLLAVEPIVDMGRTAVNVTGQALVPVIVAKREGILDKERFDAPRNGDPFAEELVDA; from the coding sequence ATGCCCAGCTCCACCTCCACCGGCGTGCCGGAAAAGTCCACGTCGCGTTTTCCGTCCTGGGCGACGGCATTCGGACCGCAGATCGTCGCCGGTCTCGTACTCGGTGTCATCATCGGTCTCGTCGCCCGGGCAATGCCTGATGCAGCCGACGGCAACGTCAACTGGTTGGTCGGCACCGTGCAGACCATCGGTTCGAGTTACGTCAAGCTGCTCACCGTTGCGGTTATCCCGCTGGTGTTCACCGCCATTGTCAGCTCCATCGCCAACCTGCGCCAGGTCGCCAATGCAGCTCGCCTGGCCGTGCAGACCTTGCTCTGGTTCGCGATCACCGCTTTCATTGCTGTGATCATCGGCATCATCGTCGGCCTGATCACCGATCCCGGTTCACGGACCGATGTCGCCGCCGAAGCAGCAAAGGAACCCAAGAGCTCCGGCTCGTGGTGGGCGTTCATCACCGGACTGGTTCCGAACAACTTCCTGGGGCTGGGCGCAAAGACTTCCGTCGCCGAAGGCGTGGCGACTACATCGCTGAGCTTCAACGTCCTGCAGCTGCTCGTCATCGCCGGCGCAATCGGCATTGCTGCACTGAAGATCGGCCCCAAGGCTGCGCCGTTCCTCGAGTTCAACGCGTCGCTGCTCGCGATCGTCCAGAAGGTCCTGTGGTGGATCATCCGCCTTGCCCCGATCGGCACCGCTGCGCTGATCGCCAACGCTGTCGCCACCTACGGATGGGATGCGATCGGGTCGCTGGGCGTCTTCACCGCCGCCATCTACATCGGTCTGGCGATCGTGTTCTTCGTGGTCTACCCCATCCTGATTGCCGCACACGGCCTCTCGGTTCGAAGCTTCTTCTCCGGCGTCTGGCCCGCAACTCAGCTCGGATTCGTCTCGCGCTCGTCGATCGGCACCCTGCCGTTGACCGAACGCGTCACCGAACGCAACCTCGGCGTTCCGCGTGAGTACGCCTCGTTCGCCGTTCCGCTTGGTGCCACCACGAAGATGGACGGTTGCGCCGCAATCTATCCCGCGATCGCGGCGATTTTCGTCGCAGGCTTCTACGACGTTCCGCTGACCTTCACCGACTACCTGTTGATCGTCGTCGTCTCGGTCATCGGCTCAGCGGCAACGGCCGGAACCACCGGTGCGACAGTCATGCTCACACTCACACTCTCCACCCTTGGTCTTCCCCTGGCCGGCGTCGGACTGCTCCTCGCAGTCGAACCGATCGTCGACATGGGCCGTACCGCAGTCAACGTCACCGGCCAGGCACTGGTCCCGGTCATCGTCGCAAAGCGTGAGGGAATCCTCGACAAGGAGCGCTTCGACGCTCCCCGCAACGGTGACCCCTTCGCCGAGGAACTTGTCGACGCGTAA
- a CDS encoding phosphodiesterase, translated as MSVRNAEYPRPKHFLVHLSDTHLVAQGELYDAVDASTRLREVLSGIVASGARPDGLIFTGDLTDQGHPDAYAELKAIVEPVAAEIDAQVVWAMGNHDDRPTFRSLLLGEDATDHPVDNVYDLDGLRVITLDSSVPGHHYGEITDGQLDWLRAELAVPAPDGTILALHHPPVPCIQDLAVLVELRDQSRLADVLRGSDVRAILAGHLHYSTTATFAGIPVSVASSTCYTQDLNVEVGGQRGRDGAQGCNLVHVYDETIVHSVVPLGAHVTVGEPVDAAEGARRLSAAGIRILESEKAARSII; from the coding sequence ATGAGCGTTCGGAATGCCGAGTACCCGCGTCCGAAGCATTTCCTGGTGCACCTCAGTGACACGCATCTGGTGGCTCAGGGGGAGTTGTACGACGCCGTGGATGCGTCGACGAGATTGCGGGAAGTGCTCAGCGGGATCGTGGCCTCGGGCGCACGCCCGGATGGACTGATATTCACCGGCGACCTGACCGACCAGGGACACCCCGACGCATACGCGGAATTGAAAGCCATCGTGGAACCCGTGGCGGCCGAGATCGATGCGCAGGTCGTCTGGGCGATGGGCAACCACGACGACCGCCCTACGTTCAGATCTCTGCTGTTGGGCGAGGACGCCACCGATCATCCCGTCGACAACGTCTACGACCTTGACGGACTGCGGGTGATCACCCTGGATTCGTCGGTTCCCGGGCATCACTACGGTGAGATCACGGATGGCCAATTGGATTGGCTACGCGCAGAATTGGCGGTGCCGGCGCCCGACGGAACAATTCTGGCGCTGCATCATCCGCCGGTTCCGTGCATTCAGGATCTCGCGGTTCTGGTGGAGTTGCGCGATCAGTCCCGGTTGGCGGACGTCTTGCGTGGCAGCGACGTCCGGGCGATTCTTGCTGGGCATCTGCACTATTCGACGACGGCGACGTTCGCCGGCATTCCGGTTTCCGTGGCGTCGTCGACGTGTTACACCCAGGACTTGAATGTGGAAGTCGGTGGTCAGCGTGGTCGTGACGGGGCTCAGGGGTGCAATCTGGTGCACGTGTACGACGAGACAATTGTTCATTCGGTCGTTCCACTCGGCGCGCACGTGACGGTCGGTGAGCCCGTCGACGCGGCCGAGGGTGCCCGGAGGCTCAGTGCTGCCGGCATTCGAATCCTCGAGAGCGAAAAGGCGGCACGCTCGATCATCTGA
- a CDS encoding TerD family protein → MGVTLAKGGNVSLSKAAPNLTKVAVGLGWDARSTSGADFDLDASALVTGPERKVLSDLHFVFYNNLRSPDGSIEHTGDNLTGEGDGDDEVINVDLPAVPPNVTNIFFPVSIHDADARLQSFGQVTNAYIRVVDLSNGSELARYDLSEDASTETAMLFGELYRHNGEWKFRAVGQGYASGLAGIARDYGVNI, encoded by the coding sequence ATGGGCGTCACACTTGCCAAGGGCGGCAACGTATCTCTGTCGAAGGCCGCACCCAATCTGACCAAGGTCGCAGTCGGTCTCGGCTGGGATGCACGCAGCACCAGTGGTGCCGACTTCGACCTCGACGCCAGCGCGTTGGTCACCGGCCCGGAACGCAAGGTCCTTTCCGACCTTCACTTCGTCTTCTACAACAACCTTCGCTCGCCCGACGGATCCATCGAGCACACCGGCGACAACCTCACCGGTGAAGGTGACGGCGACGACGAGGTCATCAACGTCGACCTCCCGGCTGTACCGCCCAACGTCACCAACATCTTCTTCCCCGTCTCGATTCACGACGCCGATGCGCGACTCCAGTCCTTCGGACAGGTCACCAACGCCTACATCCGCGTCGTAGATCTGTCGAACGGCTCCGAACTGGCACGCTACGACCTCTCCGAAGATGCATCCACCGAGACAGCCATGCTTTTCGGTGAGCTCTACCGCCACAATGGCGAATGGAAGTTCCGTGCAGTCGGACAGGGATACGCATCGGGACTGGCCGGAATCGCCCGCGACTACGGCGTGAACATCTGA
- a CDS encoding excalibur calcium-binding domain-containing protein: protein MKLRRLAFSVAGCAAITLVAAPAAQASTVFDFLPIEIARMIPTGSADAVQPFLPPVFAPPAPPAPQAPQNQPAPQNTPAPARYYQNCTAVRNAGAAPLYRGQNGYAPHLDRDNDGIACE, encoded by the coding sequence ATGAAGCTCCGCCGTTTGGCATTCAGCGTCGCAGGTTGCGCCGCAATCACTCTGGTTGCCGCGCCCGCCGCTCAGGCATCCACGGTTTTCGATTTCCTACCGATCGAGATCGCACGCATGATTCCGACTGGCTCTGCCGACGCAGTCCAGCCGTTCCTTCCCCCGGTCTTCGCACCGCCGGCGCCGCCCGCTCCGCAAGCGCCCCAGAACCAGCCGGCGCCGCAGAACACTCCCGCACCAGCGCGGTACTACCAGAACTGCACAGCCGTTCGTAATGCCGGCGCAGCTCCGTTGTACCGGGGCCAGAACGGATACGCCCCGCATCTCGACCGCGACAACGACGGCATCGCCTGCGAGTGA